A DNA window from bacterium contains the following coding sequences:
- a CDS encoding alpha/beta hydrolase, whose amino-acid sequence MDRRALEWHDGAGDGLFLLAHATGFCKELWRPVVSSLRDQGVAAPALAWDARGHGRGPALELPASWWTLGRDLVELIGDLDRAGRLPESVVGVGHSMGGTVLVLAEFLRPGTFTGLVLVEPVLIPPPFVRNPEFSLAQGAARRRPVFGSRDELIETYLAKPLFQRWHPEVFRAYMDHGFREVPEGLALRCRREVEADVFAAGSECGAFARLDELALPVRLVITDRAGELGPALGLLPEALPDATTTYLAGQNHLVPMERPDLVASEIADALKTFG is encoded by the coding sequence GTGGATCGGAGAGCCCTCGAATGGCATGACGGCGCGGGCGACGGGCTGTTCCTGCTGGCCCATGCCACCGGATTCTGCAAGGAGCTCTGGCGTCCGGTGGTGTCGAGCCTCCGGGACCAGGGCGTTGCGGCGCCGGCGCTGGCATGGGATGCCCGCGGCCACGGACGAGGGCCGGCGCTGGAACTGCCTGCGTCGTGGTGGACGCTCGGGAGGGATCTGGTCGAGCTGATCGGCGACCTCGACCGCGCCGGACGGTTACCGGAATCCGTGGTCGGAGTGGGCCACTCGATGGGCGGGACCGTGCTGGTCCTGGCGGAGTTCCTGCGTCCCGGTACCTTCACCGGGCTGGTGCTGGTCGAACCGGTCCTCATCCCGCCGCCCTTCGTGCGCAACCCCGAGTTTTCGCTGGCGCAGGGAGCGGCCCGGAGGCGCCCGGTCTTCGGTTCCCGGGACGAGCTGATCGAGACATACCTCGCCAAGCCGCTGTTCCAGCGCTGGCATCCTGAGGTGTTCCGGGCCTACATGGACCACGGCTTCCGTGAGGTACCTGAAGGGCTGGCGTTGCGCTGCCGCCGAGAGGTTGAGGCGGACGTGTTCGCCGCCGGCTCAGAATGCGGGGCGTTCGCCCGGCTAGACGAACTGGCCTTGCCTGTGCGGCTCGTAATCACCGACCGGGCCGGCGAGTTGGGACCCGCCCTGGGGCTGTTACCCGAGGCGCTCCCCGATGCGACCACTACCTACTTGGCGGGCCAGAACCACCTGGTCCCGATGGAACGGCCCGACCTCGTCGCCTCCGAGATAGCAGACGCGCTCAAGACCTTTGGGTAG
- a CDS encoding ribbon-helix-helix domain-containing protein, giving the protein MRKTTVYLPDSLKREVERRARQRSCSEAEVIRQAIRDAVGRPVPKPGIIPGDDSWAERVDEYLVGFGDR; this is encoded by the coding sequence ATGAGGAAAACGACCGTCTACCTACCGGACTCGCTGAAGCGCGAGGTGGAACGCCGCGCCAGGCAGCGCTCCTGCTCTGAAGCCGAAGTAATCCGGCAAGCTATTCGGGATGCAGTCGGGCGTCCAGTGCCGAAGCCAGGGATAATCCCCGGCGATGACTCATGGGCTGAACGGGTCGACGAGTACCTGGTCGGCTTCGGCGACCGGTGA
- a CDS encoding PIN domain-containing protein yields the protein MIIADTSGLLAFFSESGRYHDAVVDWLERNDPVIVVSPFVIAEIDYLVATRKGVEAELAVIRELAGGAYELPMMNPDDLALACEVVERYGNLGIGITDASLVVLADHYRTRTILTLDRKHFGVVRPLDGSHFEIVP from the coding sequence GTGATCATCGCTGACACCAGCGGCCTTCTCGCCTTTTTCAGCGAGTCGGGCCGGTATCACGACGCCGTGGTCGACTGGCTGGAGAGAAACGATCCGGTCATAGTGGTTTCACCGTTCGTGATAGCCGAGATCGACTACCTGGTCGCGACGCGAAAGGGCGTGGAAGCCGAGTTGGCCGTCATCCGGGAACTGGCCGGCGGCGCCTACGAGTTGCCGATGATGAACCCCGATGATCTGGCTCTGGCATGCGAGGTCGTGGAACGTTACGGCAACCTGGGCATCGGGATCACTGATGCTTCTCTGGTGGTACTGGCCGATCACTATCGCACGCGCACGATCCTCACCCTCGACCGGAAGCATTTCGGAGTGGTGCGGCCGTTGGATGGAAGCCACTTCGAGATCGTCCCGTAG
- the aceE gene encoding pyruvate dehydrogenase (acetyl-transferring), homodimeric type, whose amino-acid sequence MKIDGFFRQLPDIDPEETQEWIDSLEAVVDFRGEARARFLVRALLNRAREMGVAYPPTVSTPYVNTIPAEEQAWFPGDEYLEKRIRRFIRWNAAVMVVKANKAVEGIGGHLSTFASSAAQYEVGFNHFFRGKAEGQPGDHVYIQGHAAPGIYARAFLERRLDEEHLDNFRRELSPKGLSSYPHPRLMPDFWEYPTVSMGLGPIASIYQARFNRYLHNRGLDDTGESRVWCFIGDGECDEPETLGSISLAAREQLDNLIWVVNCNLQRLDGPVRGNGKIIQELEAVFRGAGWNVIKVIWGWGWDGLIANDVDGVLVKRMNETVDGAYQRLKSLPGASIREEFFGPDPRLRRMVEHLTDRQLEKLPRGGHDYKKLYAAYKAATEQTGAPTVILAKTIKGWTLGPDIEGRNATHQIKKMSNEQFRRLRERINLQEDIPAELLEDGRELPYCRFARDAPEYQYMMDRRKALNGMLPYRTVRARRRIELPDPSIYDEFHAGTGAHEASTTMAFVRLLRGLARDERFGERVVPIVPDEARTFGMDGLFRELKIYASGGQKYEPIDAALLLSYKESQDGQILEEGITEAGSMCSFIASGTSYADRGVMTVPFFTFYSMFGFQRVGDLIWQAADARARGFLMGGTAGRTTLAGEGLQHQDGHSLILASTNPAVVSYDPAFAYELAVIVEHGLHRMCVDQDDVIFYLTIYNENYVQPPMPDGAKDGIVEGMYRFAGAPEGVPHRAAILFSGPSHSSARWAREELAERYGVGAELWSVTSYGRLRDDAIAVERWNRLHPHRAPRTPLVTERIGAFDGPVVAVTDYMRAVPDQVSRWVPGPYTSLGTDGFGRSDAREDLRRFYEVNGPNVVVAVLSELAGLGGVDPETVAEAIGRYGVDPDAVEPWRADH is encoded by the coding sequence TTGAAGATCGACGGGTTCTTCCGACAGCTACCCGACATCGACCCGGAGGAGACCCAGGAGTGGATCGACTCCCTGGAAGCGGTGGTCGACTTCCGGGGCGAGGCCAGGGCCCGATTCCTGGTCCGCGCACTCCTCAACCGGGCCCGGGAGATGGGGGTCGCATACCCGCCGACCGTCTCCACGCCCTACGTCAACACCATCCCCGCCGAGGAGCAGGCCTGGTTCCCCGGCGACGAGTACCTCGAGAAGCGGATCAGGCGTTTCATCCGCTGGAACGCGGCGGTGATGGTGGTCAAGGCCAACAAGGCTGTCGAGGGGATCGGTGGGCACCTCTCCACGTTCGCATCGTCGGCGGCGCAGTACGAGGTCGGCTTCAACCACTTCTTCCGGGGCAAGGCGGAGGGGCAGCCGGGTGACCACGTGTACATACAAGGCCATGCCGCACCCGGCATCTATGCCCGGGCCTTCCTGGAGCGGCGCCTCGATGAGGAGCATCTGGACAACTTCCGCCGCGAGCTCTCGCCGAAGGGCCTGTCGTCCTACCCGCACCCCCGGCTCATGCCCGACTTCTGGGAGTATCCGACCGTCTCGATGGGTCTCGGACCGATTGCCTCCATCTACCAGGCCCGTTTCAACCGCTACCTCCACAACCGGGGTCTCGATGACACCGGCGAATCACGGGTGTGGTGCTTCATCGGTGACGGCGAGTGCGACGAGCCGGAGACCCTCGGGTCCATTTCGCTAGCGGCCCGGGAGCAGTTGGACAACCTGATCTGGGTGGTCAACTGCAACCTGCAGCGCCTCGATGGTCCGGTGCGCGGCAACGGCAAGATCATCCAGGAACTCGAGGCGGTGTTCCGGGGCGCGGGCTGGAACGTGATCAAGGTGATCTGGGGGTGGGGCTGGGACGGGCTCATCGCCAACGACGTGGACGGCGTGCTCGTCAAGAGGATGAACGAGACCGTCGACGGCGCCTACCAGCGGCTGAAGTCGCTACCCGGCGCCAGTATCCGGGAGGAGTTCTTCGGGCCCGATCCCCGGTTGCGGCGCATGGTGGAGCACCTGACCGACCGCCAGCTCGAGAAGCTGCCCCGGGGGGGCCACGACTACAAGAAGCTCTACGCCGCCTACAAGGCCGCCACCGAGCAGACCGGCGCCCCCACCGTGATCCTCGCCAAGACCATCAAGGGCTGGACGCTCGGACCGGACATCGAGGGGCGCAACGCCACCCACCAGATCAAGAAGATGTCCAACGAGCAGTTCCGCCGGCTCCGAGAGCGCATCAACCTCCAGGAGGACATCCCGGCGGAGTTGCTGGAGGACGGCCGGGAGCTCCCGTACTGCCGGTTCGCGAGGGATGCTCCCGAGTACCAGTACATGATGGACCGGCGGAAAGCGCTCAACGGGATGCTGCCCTACCGGACGGTGCGCGCCAGGCGGCGGATCGAGTTGCCCGACCCCTCCATCTACGACGAGTTCCATGCGGGAACGGGCGCCCACGAGGCATCCACCACCATGGCCTTCGTGCGGTTGCTCAGGGGCCTGGCCAGGGATGAGAGGTTCGGGGAGCGGGTGGTGCCCATCGTCCCGGACGAGGCCCGCACCTTCGGCATGGACGGGCTGTTCCGGGAACTGAAGATCTACGCGTCCGGAGGGCAGAAGTACGAGCCGATCGACGCCGCCCTGCTCCTTTCCTACAAGGAGTCCCAGGACGGCCAGATCCTGGAGGAAGGCATCACCGAGGCGGGGTCGATGTGCAGCTTCATCGCTTCGGGCACCTCCTACGCCGACCGCGGGGTGATGACCGTTCCCTTCTTCACCTTCTACTCGATGTTCGGGTTCCAGCGGGTGGGGGATCTCATCTGGCAGGCTGCCGACGCCCGGGCTCGGGGCTTTTTGATGGGCGGGACCGCCGGCCGGACGACCCTGGCGGGGGAGGGCCTCCAGCATCAGGACGGGCACAGCCTGATCCTGGCCTCCACCAACCCGGCGGTGGTCAGCTACGACCCGGCGTTCGCCTACGAGCTCGCGGTCATCGTCGAGCACGGCCTCCACCGCATGTGCGTCGATCAGGACGACGTGATCTTCTACCTCACCATCTACAACGAGAACTATGTCCAGCCGCCCATGCCCGACGGAGCGAAAGATGGGATCGTCGAAGGCATGTACCGGTTCGCCGGGGCGCCCGAGGGCGTGCCGCACCGGGCGGCGATCCTCTTCTCCGGGCCGAGTCACAGCTCCGCCCGGTGGGCCCGCGAAGAACTGGCGGAACGTTACGGGGTGGGGGCGGAGCTGTGGAGCGTGACCTCGTACGGGCGGTTGCGGGACGATGCCATAGCGGTGGAGCGGTGGAACCGCCTCCATCCCCATCGGGCGCCCCGAACCCCGCTGGTCACCGAGCGGATCGGCGCCTTCGACGGCCCGGTCGTGGCCGTGACCGACTACATGCGGGCGGTTCCCGACCAGGTCTCCCGCTGGGTTCCCGGCCCCTACACATCGCTCGGCACGGACGGCTTCGGACGCTCGGATGCCCGGGAGGACCTCCGCCGGTTTTACGAGGTGAACGGTCCCAACGTGGTGGTAGCGGTCCTTTCCGAGCTGGCAGGGCTGGGAGGGGTCGATCCGGAAACGGTGGCGGAGGCGATCGGCCGCTACGGCGTCGACCCTGATGCGGTCGAGCCCTGGCGCGCAGACCACTAG